In Pan troglodytes isolate AG18354 chromosome 21, NHGRI_mPanTro3-v2.0_pri, whole genome shotgun sequence, one genomic interval encodes:
- the FLRT3 gene encoding leucine-rich repeat transmembrane protein FLRT3: MISAAWSIFLIGTKIGLFLQVAPLSVMAKSCPSVCRCDAGFIYCNDRFLTSIPTGIPEDATTLYLQNNQINNAGIPSDLKNLLKVERIYLYHNSLDEFPTNLPKYVKELHLQENNIRTITYDSLSKIPYLEELHLDDNSVSAVSIEEGAFRDSNYLRLLFLSRNHLSTIPWGLPRTIEELRLDDNRISTISSPSLQGLTSLKRLVLDGNLLNNHGLGDKVFFNLVNLTELSLVRNSLTAAPVNLPGTNLRKLYLQDNHINRVPPNAFSYLRQLYRLDMSNNNLSNLPQGIFDDLDNITQLILRNNPWYCGCKMKWVRDWLQSLPVKVNVRGLMCQAPEKVRGMAIKDLNAELFDCKDSGIVSTIQITTAIPNTVYPAQGQWPAPVTKQPDIKNPKLTKDHQTTGSPSRKTITITVKSVTSDTIHISWKLALPMTALRLSWLKLGHSPAFGSITETIVTGERSEYLVTALEPDSPYKVCMVPMETSNLYLFDETPVCIETETAPLRMYNPTTTLNREQEKEPYKNPNLPLAAIIGGAVALVTIALLALVCWYVHRNGSLFSRNCAYSKGRRRKDDYAEAGTKKDNSILEIRETSFQMLPISNEPISKEEFVIHTIFPPNGMNLYKNNHSESSSNRSYRDSGIPDSDHSHS; this comes from the coding sequence ATGATCAGCGCAGCCTGGAGCATCTTCCTCATCGGGACTAAAATTGGGCTGTTCCTTCAAGTAGCACCTCTATCAGTTATGGCTAAATCCTGTCCATCTGTGTGTCGCTGCGATGCAGGTTTCATTTACTGTAATGATCGCTTTCTGACATCCATTCCAACAGGAATACCAGAGGATGCTACAACTCTCTACCTTCAGAACAACCaaataaataatgctgggatTCCTTCAGATTTGAAAAACTTGCTGAAAGTAGAAAGAATATATCTATACCACAACAGTTTAGATGAATTTCCTACCAACCTCCCAAAGTATGTAAAAGAGTTACATTTGCAAGAAAATAACATAAGGACTATCACTTATGATTCACTTTCAAAAATTCCCTATCTGGAAGAATTACATTTAGATGACAACTCTGTCTCTGCAGTTAGCATAGAGGAGGGAGCATTCCGAGACAGCAACTATCTCCGACTGCTTTTCCTGTCCCGTAATCACCTTAGCACAATTCCCTGGGGTTTGCCCAGGACTATAGAAGAACTACGCTTGGATGATAATCGCATATCCACTATTTCATCACCATCTCTTCAAGGTCTCACTAGTCTAAAACGCCTGGTTCTAGATGGAAACCTGTTGAACAATCATGGTTTAGGTGACAAAGTTTTCTTCAACCTAGTTAATTTGACAGAGCTGTCCCTGGTGCGGAATTCCCTGACTGCTGCACCAGTAAACCTTCCAGGCACAAACCTAAGGAAGCTTTATCTTCAAGATAACCACATCAATCGGGTGCccccaaatgctttttcttatcTAAGGCAGCTCTATCGACTGGATATGTCCAATAATAACCTAAGTAATTTACCTCAGGGTATCTTTGATGATTTGGACAATATAACACAACTGATTCTTCGCAACAATCCCTGGTATTGCGGGTGCAAGATGAAATGGGTACGTGACTGGTTACAATCACTACCTGTGAAGGTCAACGTGCGTGGGCTCATGTGCCAAGCCCCAGAAAAGGTTCGTGGGATGGCTATTAAGGATCTCAATGCAGAACTGTTTGATTGTAAGGACAGTGGGATTGTAAGCACCATTCAGATAACCACTGCAATACCCAACACAGTGTATCCTGCCCAAGGACAGTGGCCAGCTCCAGTGACCAAACAGCCAGATATTAAGAACCCCAAGCTCACTAAGGATCACCAAACCACAGGGAGTCCCTCAAGAAAAACAATTACAATTACTGTGAAGTCTGTCACCTCTGATACCATTCATATCTCTTGGAAACTTGCTCTACCTATGACTGCTTTGAGACTCAGCTGGCTTAAACTGGGCCATAGCCCGGCATTTGGATCTATAACAGAAACAATTGTAACAGGGGAACGCAGTGAGTACTTGGTCACAGCCCTGGAGCCTGATTCACCCTATAAAGTATGCATGGTTCCCATGGAAACCAGCAACCTCTACCTATTTGATGAAACTCCTGTTTGTATTGAGACTGAAACTGCACCCCTTCGAATGTACAACCCTACAACCACCCTCAATcgagagcaagagaaagaaccTTACAAAAACCCCAATTTACCTTTGGCTGCCATCATTGGTGGGGCTGTGGCCCTGGTTACCATTGCCCTTCTTGCTTTAGTGTGTTGGTATGTTCATAGGAATGGATCGCTCTTCTCAAGGAACTGTGCATATAGCAaagggaggagaagaaaggatGACTATGCAGAAGCTGGCACTAAGAAGGACAACTCTATCCTGGAAATCAGGGAAACTTCTTTTCAGATGTTACCAATAAGCAATGAACCCATCTCGAAGGAGGAGTTTGTAATACACACCATATTTCCTCCTAATGGAATGAATCTGTACAAAAACAATCACAGTGAAAGCAGTAGTAACCGAAGCTACAGAGACAGTGGTATTCCAGACTCAGATCACTCACACTCATGA